The Lacipirellula parvula genome window below encodes:
- a CDS encoding DUF1398 domain-containing protein, translating into MDSCIIQQTSHATHNGTKGFPEIVGMLTSAGVEYYFVDYAAMATTFYGEGCVVNSPIPYEDMPTIADDLQVDEVRAAILDSQRHGQSHRDFSRRVMVAGVQGYFAFLRGQRITYLGRQGDQHTEWFPGAGPSK; encoded by the coding sequence GCAAACGTCGCACGCAACGCACAACGGCACCAAGGGGTTTCCTGAAATTGTCGGCATGCTGACTTCTGCAGGCGTTGAATATTACTTCGTTGATTACGCTGCGATGGCCACCACCTTCTACGGAGAAGGATGCGTCGTTAATTCCCCGATCCCTTATGAAGACATGCCGACAATTGCTGACGACCTCCAGGTCGACGAAGTGAGAGCGGCCATTCTCGATAGTCAGCGGCATGGCCAATCACATCGTGACTTTTCGCGACGTGTCATGGTGGCAGGCGTGCAAGGATACTTCGCTTTCTTGCGAGGCCAGCGAATAACTTATCTTGGCAGGCAAGGCGACCAGCATACCGAATGGTTTCCGGGCGCGGGGCCGTCGAAATAG
- a CDS encoding HD domain-containing protein: protein MQPLKEQIDAFVADHLPTDTVAWIDTYASHKIIHDALWGTFKLTPYEVALLDTPLLQRLRYLHQTGAVYLTYPSAHHTRFEHSLGVLCQSGRLCAALKASALDEGRVDASCEDNVRYAALLHDTGHGPFSHTSEQFYSSLPDMEQFQRDHPEYSQSGGGEILSALIVQSPAFQNFVSGINSKRKRKLNCDKIAQLITGTTDASEVFMSEIVHGPFDADKLDYMPRDGMFSGLKMHVDLDRLFHSIRILTANFDGESQTRIAGHLSGLSPLTQVMFNKMLLFTGMYHHHKVRAVDCMLWAIFLLATERGAKVGGSTLTSCVDFLRLTDDRLLIPELCNDDDIKSLITDIRERRIWKKALVIARNTVPPSMHNEAGESPHHLYAGVATLAGNTQEKVRIRREIAKRIWEVASKPCPIHKVWLDVPQPPGMTEAKQMWIEAPGQLEPHTLEHFIPVDKWVELYGAHQSRAHVFAPAEACKAVGEAAKKVFYDLFKLEFLDQATAFAKS, encoded by the coding sequence ATGCAGCCGTTAAAGGAGCAGATTGACGCTTTTGTAGCTGATCATTTGCCCACCGATACGGTCGCGTGGATTGATACGTATGCGAGCCACAAGATAATTCATGATGCGCTGTGGGGTACGTTTAAATTAACGCCCTACGAGGTTGCCCTCTTAGACACGCCTCTTCTGCAACGGCTCAGGTATCTGCATCAAACTGGTGCGGTATACCTTACCTATCCCTCTGCACACCATACGCGATTCGAACACTCGCTCGGCGTTTTGTGCCAGAGCGGGCGACTGTGTGCAGCACTGAAAGCGTCTGCGCTCGATGAAGGTCGTGTCGATGCAAGTTGCGAAGACAATGTAAGGTATGCGGCGCTGCTCCACGATACGGGGCATGGCCCTTTCTCGCACACGAGCGAACAATTCTATTCTTCGCTTCCCGACATGGAGCAATTCCAGCGGGATCATCCTGAGTACTCGCAAAGCGGCGGCGGCGAGATACTGTCTGCACTGATAGTTCAATCGCCTGCATTCCAGAACTTCGTCAGCGGAATTAACTCAAAACGCAAGCGAAAATTAAACTGCGATAAGATAGCACAACTGATCACGGGCACGACGGATGCTAGCGAAGTGTTCATGAGCGAAATCGTTCATGGCCCATTCGACGCGGATAAGCTCGACTATATGCCGCGCGACGGGATGTTCAGTGGCCTGAAGATGCACGTCGATTTGGACCGTCTTTTCCATTCAATCCGAATCCTAACTGCAAACTTTGATGGCGAGTCGCAAACACGCATCGCTGGCCATCTGTCCGGGTTGTCGCCGCTTACGCAAGTGATGTTCAACAAGATGCTGCTCTTCACCGGGATGTACCATCATCACAAAGTGAGAGCTGTCGACTGCATGCTGTGGGCGATTTTTTTATTAGCGACCGAGCGCGGCGCAAAAGTCGGCGGTAGTACGCTAACGTCGTGTGTCGACTTCCTTCGGCTTACCGATGACAGGCTTCTGATACCTGAACTCTGTAACGACGATGACATCAAATCGCTAATCACCGATATCCGAGAGCGTCGGATATGGAAGAAAGCATTGGTAATTGCTCGCAACACGGTTCCACCGAGCATGCACAACGAAGCAGGCGAAAGTCCCCACCACCTGTACGCAGGGGTGGCAACCCTAGCAGGTAATACGCAGGAGAAAGTGAGGATTCGACGCGAGATCGCAAAGCGCATATGGGAAGTAGCAAGCAAGCCGTGTCCGATTCATAAGGTTTGGCTGGATGTTCCGCAGCCGCCAGGCATGACGGAAGCAAAGCAAATGTGGATTGAGGCTCCAGGGCAGCTGGAACCTCATACGTTGGAGCATTTCATTCCCGTAGATAAATGGGTCGAATTGTACGGCGCGCACCAGTCAAGAGCACACGTCTTCGCGCCCGCGGAGGCCTGCAAAGCAGTCGGTGAGGCTGCCAAAAAAGTCTTCTACGATCTGTTCAAGCTCGAGTTCCTTGACCAAGCCACCGCGTTTGCGAAGTCGTAA
- a CDS encoding helix-turn-helix domain-containing protein — protein MNKADFDALDLAKIQGMLGVQEENLHLDFKQAAGPFTSADDRKNLAKVISGFANSDGGVCIWGVDARKVGDGPDVAQKIVALPNVTAAVARLNELTAQAANPVVDGVVHKAIPENGASGVVATYVPASDSGPHMAKLTEDRYYKRSGESFIKMEHFDIEDMFGRRAKPLLSVVATVKRNGSREAGGKTIYQYLATISIRNSGRGAAVAPYLTLVTDSPHHVYEYGVDGNGNNGLPPLYVSRFSPWRSFGGQDNRLVYPGEDLDVTAIAIEFGGNARITNVDVQYRLAAANFRLCDGVVTVSVDDIMNATGPVWLRNYRSRAGLADPFRPVKLVVFRKLPPSRPLYRMCG, from the coding sequence ATGAACAAGGCAGACTTCGACGCACTCGACCTCGCTAAGATCCAGGGCATGCTTGGAGTTCAGGAGGAGAATCTACACCTCGACTTCAAGCAAGCAGCAGGGCCGTTCACTTCCGCTGACGATAGGAAGAACCTGGCTAAGGTGATCAGTGGTTTCGCGAACTCCGATGGTGGTGTGTGTATCTGGGGAGTTGACGCCCGCAAGGTCGGCGACGGACCTGACGTGGCTCAGAAGATTGTTGCACTACCCAACGTGACCGCCGCGGTCGCTCGGCTCAACGAACTCACTGCGCAGGCTGCCAATCCAGTGGTAGACGGCGTGGTCCATAAAGCCATCCCAGAAAACGGCGCAAGTGGTGTTGTCGCAACCTACGTTCCGGCTAGCGACTCGGGGCCGCACATGGCCAAGCTGACCGAGGATCGTTACTACAAGCGTAGCGGCGAGAGCTTCATCAAGATGGAGCACTTCGACATCGAAGATATGTTCGGACGCCGAGCCAAGCCATTATTGAGCGTTGTGGCAACCGTTAAGCGCAACGGCTCTAGAGAGGCAGGTGGGAAAACCATTTACCAGTACTTAGCGACGATCTCTATCCGGAACAGTGGGCGTGGTGCTGCAGTCGCACCGTACCTGACGTTAGTTACCGACTCTCCACATCACGTCTACGAGTACGGGGTGGATGGAAACGGCAATAACGGCTTGCCGCCCCTGTACGTCTCCCGTTTTTCGCCGTGGCGATCGTTTGGAGGCCAAGACAACCGGCTGGTCTATCCAGGCGAGGATTTGGACGTCACCGCCATCGCGATCGAGTTCGGGGGCAATGCCCGTATCACCAACGTGGATGTCCAGTACCGCCTCGCGGCGGCCAATTTTCGGCTGTGCGATGGCGTTGTAACGGTCTCGGTGGACGACATTATGAACGCGACCGGACCTGTATGGCTGCGAAACTACCGCAGCCGTGCTGGGTTAGCCGATCCTTTTCGGCCCGTAAAACTCGTGGTATTTAGAAAACTCCCTCCATCCCGCCCGCTCTATCGGATGTGCGGTTGA